The following proteins are co-located in the Piscirickettsia litoralis genome:
- a CDS encoding APC family permease, translated as MIKLNKHKIGLIPATFIGISAIIGSGWLFAPYRAAQAAGGASLLSWIVGAGLVLLLALCFAEIASLYPRRGLTAVISTISHNKYFGFPFAIANWLGIVAVIPMEADATIQYLISLFPSISPYLWSHSSLTPLGLTFSLFLIVIYCLINYWGVRSLTKANNAIAVFKIFVPLITAIIAISVSFHASNFDAVEHTYLPYGWSSVFTTIITTGIIVAFNGFQSIISFSSEIKNPKRNIPLSLVLSIVICLIIYLLLQVSFIGALPPDMLKKGWHHLDFQAPMVQLAGLLGLHMIMLVLYVDAMISPLGTALAYTGSSTRMLTAMSRERQVPRFFDHVHPQYGVSRRSLIFNIALAIVFLFSFRSWASLAQILSLFHILAFMTVPLALVVFRKTVKPEEFNFKVIGGRVISALLFVIFSYLFVIGHFPIVFELVALITVFQVIFIALQSSSLKSAGCAVKKCGLLFVYFYALTVLCWLAPNNGGHMAEGDFFILVAVIAGAFFFLLTRVNAGTQHEATL; from the coding sequence ATGATAAAACTTAATAAGCACAAAATTGGGCTTATCCCTGCCACTTTCATCGGCATCTCAGCCATTATCGGTAGTGGCTGGCTTTTTGCGCCCTACCGTGCGGCACAGGCTGCTGGAGGTGCGTCATTACTTTCTTGGATAGTCGGGGCGGGGCTTGTTCTTTTGCTTGCGCTTTGCTTTGCAGAAATTGCTTCGCTTTATCCGCGGCGTGGACTCACTGCGGTTATTTCAACCATTTCACACAATAAATACTTTGGTTTTCCCTTTGCCATTGCCAACTGGTTGGGTATTGTTGCTGTTATTCCAATGGAGGCTGACGCAACAATTCAGTATTTAATTAGCTTATTTCCTAGTATCAGTCCCTATCTTTGGTCACATTCTTCACTCACACCACTCGGCTTAACGTTTTCGCTGTTTTTAATCGTAATTTACTGCCTGATTAACTACTGGGGAGTTCGTTCACTGACCAAAGCCAATAACGCCATTGCTGTATTTAAAATTTTCGTTCCTTTAATCACCGCAATCATTGCGATTTCTGTCAGTTTTCATGCCAGTAACTTCGATGCGGTGGAGCATACTTACCTACCTTATGGCTGGAGCTCAGTCTTTACAACCATCATTACTACCGGAATCATCGTTGCCTTTAATGGTTTCCAGTCGATTATTTCTTTTTCCAGCGAGATTAAAAACCCAAAGCGTAATATCCCTCTCTCACTGGTTCTTTCTATCGTTATCTGCTTAATTATTTACTTATTACTGCAAGTTTCTTTTATTGGCGCACTTCCACCTGATATGCTCAAAAAGGGTTGGCATCACCTTGACTTCCAAGCGCCGATGGTCCAACTTGCCGGGCTATTAGGCCTACATATGATCATGCTGGTCTTGTATGTTGATGCAATGATATCTCCACTTGGCACCGCCTTAGCCTATACTGGTTCATCCACACGAATGCTAACGGCGATGTCTCGAGAAAGACAAGTACCAAGGTTCTTTGACCATGTTCACCCACAATACGGTGTCTCCAGGCGCTCACTCATCTTTAATATTGCTCTCGCTATTGTCTTTTTATTCAGTTTTAGAAGCTGGGCGAGTTTGGCACAAATACTTAGCCTCTTTCATATTCTAGCGTTTATGACCGTCCCTTTAGCCCTAGTTGTCTTTAGAAAGACCGTTAAGCCTGAAGAGTTTAACTTTAAAGTCATCGGTGGACGAGTTATTTCAGCCTTGCTATTTGTCATCTTCAGCTATCTTTTTGTCATCGGCCACTTCCCTATTGTCTTTGAACTTGTCGCCTTGATTACAGTGTTTCAAGTGATCTTTATTGCCTTACAGTCTTCTTCACTCAAAAGCGCAGGTTGTGCAGTTAAGAAATGTGGCTTACTGTTCGTTTACTTCTATGCATTAACAGTGCTTTGCTGGTTAGCACCCAATAATGGAGGCCATATGGCTGAAGGCGATTTCTTCATTTTAGTCGCTGTTATTGCTGGTGCTTTCTTCTTTTTACTCACACGCGTTAACGCCGGCACTCAACATGAGGCCACCCTCTAA
- a CDS encoding APC family permease, with protein MNQNKIGLFSVIVIAVTSMVGSGWLFSAQLNAQLAGNYAFIAWVVAAAIAIIVGLCFSRLCTLFPERGINAKCTAVSHGKDFGMIFAFAIWFGLLAMIPTEAQATTQYLNPFIKFITLYEHGSLTIAGKLTALIILLVYFMINYFGIKLLAKVNNISTVFKVSIPVLTIIILLVAHFDTTNFAIDTNKYTFGTVKTALIGAGLIYAFNGFQVVAAFASEIKNPKRNVPLAIVISILFTLGIYMFLQLAFMGAIPGEIAAKGWSHLNFNSPLVNLTMLLGLNFVVIALIADSIVSPSITGMTYLGACSRMLYAMAEQRQMPRWIAKLCPKHNLSKRSLVINFIISAIILFNSSSWAALMVLTTAFNVLGYIGAPLALGVLDKKKRIFYAVVFVMLALLLSTLNMKDFILSNLAISIMMVVYAGIQLKNGKRFNLRSFSFIVYLWLLMLIAQFNWAVVVLSFAFFFYATGEQFVQKSKKINRLEPASI; from the coding sequence ATGAATCAGAATAAAATAGGATTGTTTTCGGTTATTGTTATTGCCGTCACCTCGATGGTTGGCTCAGGCTGGCTATTCTCAGCCCAACTCAATGCTCAGCTTGCTGGGAACTATGCATTTATCGCCTGGGTTGTCGCCGCGGCAATTGCCATTATTGTCGGCCTTTGTTTTTCTAGATTATGTACTCTCTTCCCAGAGCGTGGTATCAATGCAAAATGCACAGCCGTTAGTCATGGTAAAGATTTCGGTATGATTTTTGCCTTTGCAATTTGGTTTGGCTTACTCGCGATGATTCCAACCGAGGCACAAGCGACGACACAGTACCTCAACCCTTTTATCAAGTTTATTACACTCTACGAGCATGGATCTTTAACAATTGCAGGTAAACTAACTGCTCTTATCATTCTCTTAGTCTACTTTATGATTAACTATTTCGGCATTAAGCTGCTCGCCAAAGTTAATAATATATCAACCGTCTTTAAAGTCTCTATCCCTGTTCTGACGATTATCATATTGCTTGTCGCACACTTCGATACAACCAACTTTGCAATCGATACTAATAAATACACATTTGGTACCGTTAAAACAGCCCTAATCGGTGCGGGGCTTATTTATGCGTTTAACGGTTTTCAAGTCGTTGCCGCTTTTGCCAGTGAAATCAAAAACCCCAAACGTAATGTGCCTCTGGCGATCGTCATCTCAATTTTATTCACCCTTGGCATTTATATGTTCTTACAACTCGCCTTTATGGGAGCCATTCCTGGGGAAATCGCTGCTAAAGGTTGGTCACACTTAAACTTCAATAGCCCGCTCGTTAATCTAACAATGCTATTGGGCCTTAATTTCGTCGTCATTGCGCTGATTGCAGACTCTATTGTCAGTCCTTCAATTACAGGCATGACCTACCTTGGTGCCTGTTCAAGAATGCTTTATGCGATGGCTGAACAACGTCAAATGCCACGGTGGATCGCTAAACTTTGCCCAAAACATAACCTCAGTAAGCGCTCACTCGTCATTAACTTTATTATCTCTGCCATTATTTTATTTAATAGCTCCAGCTGGGCCGCTCTTATGGTGCTCACAACCGCATTTAACGTCTTAGGTTATATTGGCGCACCTCTCGCCTTAGGCGTGCTCGATAAGAAAAAACGGATTTTCTATGCGGTTGTTTTCGTTATGCTTGCCTTATTACTCAGCACACTCAACATGAAAGACTTCATCCTCAGTAACCTTGCAATCAGTATAATGATGGTCGTTTATGCAGGCATTCAATTGAAAAATGGCAAACGCTTTAACCTCAGGAGTTTCTCTTTTATTGTTTATTTATGGCTATTAATGCTTATAGCTCAATTCAACTGGGCTGTTGTGGTCCTATCATTTGCCTTCTTCTTTTATGCAACCGGCGAGCAATTTGTTCAAAAATCAAAAAAAATCAATAGATTAGAGCCTGCCAGCATATAA
- a CDS encoding D-alanine--D-alanine ligase family protein → MTKKTTSLTIAVIYGGSSIEADVSRSSGTEVANALKIAYPNTKTFELNSKIYRELEKNNIDLVFPVLHGPVGEDGTLQGFLEIIGQPYVGSHVQASSYAMNKFVSKKFFENAGIPTIPGLLCTPHHSLDVSCYHALEILGEELVVKPCDQGSGLGVEFVSGLNSLKKTLESSIKQYGAVLVERQIKGRELTIGILDIQPALQAFPVIEIKTPENSWYDYEHRYTPGLSEHLIPAPISQQLSKQLTQFACMAHQSLGCQDLSRIDFLIDENNSPFILEINTMPGMTPTSLYPDGAKAFGIEFSELLSQLVENTWHKHLSSGKINSLRETT, encoded by the coding sequence ATGACGAAAAAAACAACTTCACTAACTATCGCAGTTATCTATGGCGGTTCTTCTATCGAAGCGGATGTTTCTCGCTCCTCGGGTACCGAAGTCGCTAACGCCTTAAAAATAGCTTATCCCAATACAAAAACATTCGAACTTAACTCAAAAATTTACAGAGAACTTGAAAAAAACAATATTGATCTAGTTTTCCCAGTCTTACATGGTCCAGTGGGTGAAGATGGTACCTTGCAAGGTTTTTTAGAAATTATTGGTCAGCCTTATGTTGGTAGTCACGTCCAAGCCTCCTCTTATGCCATGAATAAATTTGTCTCTAAGAAATTCTTTGAAAATGCCGGCATTCCAACCATTCCTGGCTTATTATGTACGCCACACCACTCTCTTGATGTCAGTTGTTATCATGCACTAGAAATTCTCGGCGAAGAGCTTGTCGTTAAACCTTGTGACCAAGGTTCAGGGCTAGGTGTTGAATTTGTCTCGGGGTTAAATTCGCTCAAAAAAACACTAGAATCAAGCATAAAACAATATGGTGCAGTCTTAGTCGAACGACAAATCAAAGGCCGTGAGCTGACTATAGGCATTTTAGATATTCAACCCGCCTTACAAGCATTCCCAGTAATAGAAATCAAAACCCCTGAAAATAGCTGGTATGATTATGAACACCGTTACACCCCAGGGTTAAGCGAACATTTAATTCCCGCCCCGATTTCTCAGCAACTTAGCAAACAACTCACTCAGTTCGCCTGTATGGCCCATCAATCTTTAGGCTGCCAAGACCTCTCTCGCATTGATTTTCTCATTGACGAAAATAACTCACCCTTTATTCTGGAGATTAATACGATGCCTGGCATGACTCCAACTAGCCTTTATCCAGATGGTGCAAAAGCATTCGGTATAGAATTTTCTGAACTGCTTAGCCAACTTGTTGAAAACACCTGGCATAAACACTTATCTTCTGGAAAAATCAACTCGCTTCGGGAAACTACATAA
- a CDS encoding FAD-dependent oxidoreductase — translation MKTVAIIGAGLMGRVLALDALAKGFNVSLFDRDDPSGQKSCAYTAAGMIAPIAEVEHDDAIIYSWGIQSLARWPNILETLGHDKVWFQQQGSLIVAFAQDYSEIAHLRETLATKLKGDRPEFEFIRQDAIALLEPELNPKLSTGLFFPDEGQVSSDDFLKASTEYLQDKVNWQANTEVIDFGEHWLKTAQSDSSSEYDWVIDSRGLQAKDHFSDLHGVRGEVIHLHAPTVRLSRPVRLIHPRYSIYVVPRANHHYVIGASSIEAEDFSPPSVQSTLELLSAAYGLHRGFAEARILETRVNCRPTLPDHLPKVIYKSGLIHINGLYRHGYLLVPYLSQKVISYIENK, via the coding sequence ATGAAAACAGTTGCAATCATCGGTGCCGGTTTGATGGGGCGTGTTTTAGCTCTAGATGCCTTAGCCAAGGGATTTAATGTGAGTTTATTTGACCGTGATGATCCATCCGGTCAAAAAAGTTGTGCTTATACTGCCGCAGGGATGATTGCTCCTATTGCTGAGGTGGAACATGATGATGCCATTATTTATTCTTGGGGTATTCAATCTCTTGCACGTTGGCCTAACATTCTTGAAACGCTGGGTCATGATAAAGTATGGTTTCAGCAGCAGGGCAGTTTAATCGTTGCCTTTGCCCAAGACTATAGTGAAATTGCTCATTTAAGAGAAACATTAGCGACCAAGCTAAAAGGTGATAGGCCAGAGTTTGAGTTTATCCGTCAAGATGCGATTGCGCTATTAGAACCTGAATTAAATCCAAAACTAAGCACTGGACTGTTTTTCCCTGATGAGGGGCAGGTGAGTAGCGATGATTTTTTAAAAGCATCGACTGAATATTTACAAGATAAAGTGAATTGGCAGGCGAATACCGAGGTTATTGACTTTGGTGAGCATTGGCTAAAAACAGCTCAATCAGACTCGAGTTCTGAATATGATTGGGTGATTGATAGCCGTGGTTTACAGGCAAAAGACCATTTTTCTGATTTGCATGGGGTGCGTGGTGAGGTCATTCATCTTCATGCACCGACTGTTAGGTTAAGTCGGCCGGTGCGTTTAATTCATCCGCGTTATAGCATTTATGTCGTACCCAGAGCAAATCATCATTATGTGATTGGGGCGAGTTCTATTGAAGCTGAAGATTTCTCACCCCCTTCAGTGCAATCTACTTTAGAGTTATTATCGGCAGCTTATGGCTTGCATCGTGGTTTTGCTGAGGCGCGCATCTTAGAAACACGGGTTAATTGCCGGCCGACATTACCGGATCATTTACCAAAGGTTATTTATAAGTCAGGCTTAATCCATATTAATGGCTTGTATAGACATGGTTATTTATTAGTCCCTTATTTATCCCAGAAAGTTATTAGTTATATAGAAAATAAATAA
- a CDS encoding response regulator: MRILLVEDDELLGDATQIGLTQGGYTVDWVKDGVAATRALDTETFDLVILDLGLPLKDGISVLKDMRTKGNQTSVLILTALDQIEDRIKGLDAGADDYMSKPYDLDELCARLRALERRASGRAEPTISYGNIEINPAAHTVSLEGEPVSLSRREFVLLTKLLENTGRVLSRDQLMQSLYGWSNEIDSNALEVHIHNLRKKFGNNLIRTIRGIGYMVEKT; the protein is encoded by the coding sequence GTGCGTATTTTACTTGTGGAAGATGATGAATTACTCGGTGATGCGACCCAAATTGGCTTGACCCAAGGAGGTTATACCGTTGATTGGGTTAAAGATGGTGTCGCAGCAACACGTGCTTTAGATACAGAAACCTTTGATCTTGTCATTTTAGACTTAGGTTTGCCATTAAAAGATGGTATTTCTGTACTCAAAGATATGCGAACTAAAGGCAATCAAACATCTGTCCTCATTTTAACAGCACTTGACCAAATCGAAGACCGCATAAAAGGTCTTGACGCCGGTGCCGATGACTACATGAGCAAACCCTATGACTTAGATGAGCTTTGCGCACGCTTGCGTGCTCTAGAGCGCCGTGCATCAGGTCGCGCTGAACCAACGATTAGCTATGGCAATATCGAGATCAATCCAGCCGCTCATACCGTCAGTCTCGAAGGTGAGCCTGTGAGCTTATCACGCCGCGAGTTTGTTCTATTAACTAAATTACTAGAAAACACCGGTCGAGTATTATCCCGTGATCAGCTCATGCAATCGCTGTATGGCTGGAGCAATGAGATCGACAGTAATGCCTTAGAAGTCCATATTCACAATTTACGCAAAAAATTTGGTAACAACTTAATCCGCACCATTCGCGGCATCGGTTATATGGTAGAAAAGACCTGA
- the thiS gene encoding sulfur carrier protein ThiS, translated as MMIDIKRNGQIETIKENTVLKQALEQWDYQGASFAVAINCIFVPRCDFESTYLKEGDDVEIVTPMQGG; from the coding sequence ATGATGATTGATATCAAACGCAATGGCCAAATTGAAACGATTAAAGAAAATACCGTATTAAAGCAGGCCTTAGAGCAATGGGACTATCAAGGTGCAAGTTTTGCTGTTGCGATTAATTGTATCTTTGTTCCGCGCTGTGACTTTGAGAGTACTTATTTAAAGGAAGGTGATGATGTCGAGATTGTCACGCCGATGCAAGGGGGATAA
- the acs gene encoding acetate--CoA ligase: MPQYDSPDLSRFPNALIKNEAEYQRLCQWAKDDYEGFWAHQAKALINWRTPFKTTLDEKDAPSYRWFTEGTLNVSEQCLDRHLDKRKNKIALLFEGERGDRQAISYLELYYRVCQTANMLKEEFQLEKGDRVVLYMPMIPEAIVIMLACARLGVIHSIVFGGFSAEALHERIVDAKAKLVVTADGGFRHGQPYLLKPTVDQALAKGCSSVEATLVVRRNHQDVKYQPGRDFIYDLIVNEYETSCPAAELSSEDPLFLLYTSGSTGKPKGVQHSQAGYILWAQMTLKWVFDVQETDTFWCTADIGWITGHTYTVYGPLALGATTLIYEGVPMFPDAGRFWQIIERYKVNQFYTAPTAIRLLHKEGADLPEQHDLSSLRVLGTVGEPINPEAWQWYYEHVGNSQCAIVDTWWQTETGGNMVAPLPAWGGAKPGCAMRPLPGICAEILTPEGEKAKADQKGLLCVTRPWPSMLRTIWGDHDRFVNSYFSDVSYQGKAVYFSGDGALYDQDGHIWVTGRVDDVINVSGHRLGTAEIESAVAKHDDVAEVAVVSCHHDIKGEAIVAFVVLRDSSYDDIELKKSINTVVRAEIGAIASVEKFFMWSTPYQKSRSGKIVRRLLRSIVRKEELTQDISTLENPAIITDLESAVSMTKT, from the coding sequence ATGCCGCAGTACGATTCACCTGATCTCTCACGTTTTCCAAATGCACTAATTAAAAACGAAGCGGAATACCAGCGTCTTTGTCAATGGGCGAAAGACGATTATGAGGGCTTTTGGGCGCACCAGGCCAAAGCACTTATTAATTGGCGAACTCCCTTTAAAACGACATTAGATGAAAAAGATGCGCCCAGCTATCGCTGGTTTACAGAGGGGACATTGAATGTTTCTGAACAGTGTTTAGATCGCCATTTAGATAAACGTAAGAATAAAATTGCTCTATTATTTGAAGGGGAACGAGGTGATCGACAGGCGATTAGTTATTTAGAGCTTTATTATCGAGTGTGCCAAACCGCCAATATGCTCAAAGAAGAGTTTCAGCTTGAAAAAGGTGACCGTGTGGTTTTATACATGCCGATGATTCCAGAAGCTATTGTCATTATGCTCGCTTGCGCGCGCTTGGGCGTGATTCATTCGATTGTGTTTGGTGGATTTTCTGCTGAAGCTTTGCATGAGCGTATTGTCGATGCAAAAGCAAAACTTGTGGTTACTGCCGATGGTGGTTTTCGTCATGGTCAGCCTTATTTATTAAAACCAACAGTGGATCAGGCACTCGCTAAAGGCTGTTCTTCTGTGGAAGCAACACTAGTCGTTCGTCGTAATCATCAAGATGTTAAATATCAACCCGGCCGTGATTTTATTTATGATTTAATTGTTAATGAGTATGAAACCTCATGTCCGGCGGCTGAGCTTTCTAGTGAAGATCCTTTGTTTTTACTCTATACCTCAGGGAGTACGGGAAAACCTAAAGGCGTACAGCACTCCCAAGCGGGGTATATTTTATGGGCGCAAATGACCTTAAAATGGGTTTTTGACGTGCAAGAGACCGATACTTTTTGGTGTACGGCAGATATCGGCTGGATTACTGGACACACTTATACGGTCTATGGACCTTTGGCATTGGGTGCGACGACCTTAATCTATGAAGGTGTACCGATGTTTCCAGATGCCGGACGTTTTTGGCAGATTATCGAACGTTATAAAGTCAATCAGTTTTATACGGCGCCAACAGCGATTCGTTTATTGCACAAAGAAGGGGCAGACTTACCCGAGCAGCATGATTTATCTTCTTTACGTGTACTAGGCACTGTGGGTGAGCCGATTAATCCAGAGGCTTGGCAATGGTACTACGAGCATGTGGGAAATTCACAATGCGCTATCGTTGATACGTGGTGGCAGACGGAAACTGGTGGCAATATGGTTGCACCATTACCCGCTTGGGGAGGGGCGAAGCCAGGGTGTGCAATGCGACCTTTACCTGGAATTTGTGCGGAGATTCTAACACCTGAAGGTGAAAAAGCGAAGGCGGATCAGAAGGGGTTATTGTGCGTGACTCGCCCTTGGCCGAGCATGTTAAGAACCATTTGGGGGGATCATGACCGCTTTGTTAACAGTTATTTCTCTGATGTGAGCTACCAGGGTAAAGCGGTTTATTTCAGTGGTGATGGCGCACTGTATGATCAAGACGGTCATATTTGGGTGACCGGACGTGTGGATGATGTGATTAATGTCAGCGGTCATCGTTTAGGCACTGCAGAAATTGAGTCAGCCGTTGCTAAGCATGATGATGTTGCAGAAGTCGCAGTGGTCAGTTGTCATCACGATATCAAAGGTGAGGCGATTGTTGCCTTTGTTGTGCTACGTGATTCTTCTTATGATGATATTGAATTGAAAAAATCAATTAATACAGTTGTTAGAGCTGAAATCGGTGCGATTGCCTCAGTAGAAAAATTTTTTATGTGGTCAACGCCCTACCAAAAATCACGTAGTGGTAAAATCGTTCGGCGCCTATTGCGCTCGATTGTTCGTAAAGAAGAGTTGACTCAAGATATTTCAACCCTAGAGAACCCGGCAATTATTACTGACTTAGAAAGTGCAGTGAGTATGACAAAAACTTGA
- the thiE gene encoding thiamine phosphate synthase, with the protein MLSLYDSTYNNRLILGTSLYPTLETMKASIIASGAELVTVSLRRQMNGDENNYFWQIINELNCDVLPNTAGCYTAKEAIVTAQMAREVFNTNKIKLEVIGNSYNLQPDPFELLEATRILVNEGFDVLPYCTDDIILCERLLEAGCKVLMPWAAPIGTGKGLLNPYQFRLLRERFKHIPIVIDAGLGEPAHACEVMGLGADAVMLNTAVAKAQDPVKMARAFSTAIEGGRLGYEAGKMLERDLAAPSTPTVGTPFWHENDQVAAQQKLEPIANKNTVNTIDTINGNGLGDFKKINKERLIFYPIVDRSCWIPRLAKAGCKSVQLRIKDLQGKELKEEIKAAILFAREYHIDLYINDHWQLAIELGAFGVHLGQEDLETADLNAIYQANLAFGVSTHDKNELARITNLNASYVAFGPIFETQSKKLAFSPQGLERLAYWRKLVRRPLVAIGGIDLNNIADVYKTKVDGVAAISLVTNAENPEQVIAEVFSIQKGVINDN; encoded by the coding sequence ATGCTCTCTTTATATGATTCTACTTATAATAATCGCTTGATTTTAGGCACGTCGCTTTACCCAACTCTTGAGACGATGAAAGCGTCTATCATCGCTTCAGGAGCGGAGCTGGTGACAGTGTCTTTGCGCCGCCAAATGAATGGGGATGAGAATAATTATTTTTGGCAAATTATTAATGAATTAAATTGTGATGTACTACCGAATACTGCAGGTTGTTATACGGCTAAAGAGGCGATTGTGACAGCTCAGATGGCCCGAGAAGTCTTTAATACCAATAAAATAAAATTAGAAGTCATTGGTAATAGTTATAATTTACAGCCTGACCCTTTTGAATTACTCGAAGCTACACGCATTTTGGTGAATGAAGGCTTTGATGTGCTGCCATATTGCACGGATGATATTATTTTATGTGAGCGCTTGCTTGAAGCAGGTTGCAAAGTGCTTATGCCTTGGGCTGCACCCATTGGTACCGGCAAAGGTTTATTAAATCCTTATCAATTTCGGTTATTACGTGAGCGTTTTAAACATATTCCAATCGTGATTGATGCGGGGCTTGGAGAGCCTGCACATGCCTGTGAAGTGATGGGCTTGGGGGCCGATGCGGTGATGTTAAATACCGCTGTGGCCAAAGCGCAAGATCCGGTAAAAATGGCGCGGGCTTTCTCTACTGCGATTGAAGGAGGGCGTTTAGGCTATGAAGCGGGGAAAATGTTAGAGCGTGATTTAGCGGCTCCAAGCACACCGACAGTCGGCACACCTTTTTGGCATGAAAATGACCAGGTTGCGGCGCAGCAAAAGCTTGAGCCTATAGCAAATAAAAATACGGTAAATACTATAGATACTATCAATGGCAATGGTTTGGGTGATTTTAAAAAAATTAATAAAGAGCGCTTAATCTTTTACCCCATTGTTGACCGTAGCTGTTGGATTCCTCGTTTGGCCAAAGCGGGCTGCAAGAGTGTGCAGCTGCGCATTAAAGATTTACAAGGTAAAGAACTAAAAGAAGAGATAAAGGCAGCCATTCTATTCGCTAGAGAATACCATATAGATTTATATATTAATGATCATTGGCAGCTTGCGATAGAGTTAGGTGCGTTTGGTGTGCACTTGGGCCAAGAGGATTTAGAAACGGCGGACTTAAATGCGATTTACCAGGCAAACTTAGCCTTCGGAGTAAGTACGCATGATAAAAATGAATTGGCTCGAATCACCAATTTAAATGCATCTTATGTTGCATTTGGGCCTATTTTCGAGACACAAAGTAAAAAGCTTGCGTTTTCACCACAAGGGCTGGAGCGTTTAGCCTATTGGCGTAAGCTGGTGCGGCGACCACTCGTTGCGATTGGCGGAATTGATTTAAATAACATTGCTGATGTGTATAAAACAAAAGTCGATGGAGTTGCTGCAATTTCTCTTGTAACGAACGCAGAAAATCCAGAGCAAGTCATTGCTGAAGTGTTTTCAATTCAAAAGGGTGTCATTAATGACAATTAG
- a CDS encoding ATP-binding protein — protein MGTWTYVQVRANAKGVFDTSLAQAAQILRVILANQIYKQRLAELQATLNTPYSKHTVSPANHFTKVEADELKRLNSNQLVFQVWNNQGTLLLKSANAPSEPLATVSFGSQDTQINQSAWRTFTLPDYRQGLRFITAIRADIATRFSAGQVLKSLYPLLFFCPLLALLIWVLLDWGFRPLNRIRTLLAKRGHDNLEDPIELRQAPEEIRPIVEELNSLFSRLQGAFEREKRFTADAAHELRTPLAAIRTHSQIASRSAENKNALDALSKVTKSVDRATRVIEQLLVLSRLEPQDKLLPEGPVNISSFSQELLVDLVPMALAKNIELSLNAPKKPLFIETQSAMLNILIRNLIDNAIRYTPDQGEVEINLSPDPQKGGVQIEVIDSGPGVPPELRRRIFDRFYRQVGNKAEGSGLGLSIVQLIVHLHNGTISADSRLDGKSGLRIRIWLPENPLG, from the coding sequence ATGGGGACCTGGACTTATGTTCAGGTTCGTGCCAATGCTAAGGGTGTTTTCGACACTTCCCTCGCTCAAGCCGCTCAGATTCTCCGTGTGATTCTTGCCAATCAGATTTATAAACAACGCCTTGCTGAATTACAGGCAACACTGAATACACCTTATAGCAAACACACTGTTTCTCCTGCCAACCATTTTACTAAAGTCGAAGCTGATGAACTCAAGCGCCTAAACTCCAATCAACTTGTCTTTCAAGTTTGGAATAACCAGGGCACTTTACTATTAAAGTCTGCAAATGCGCCAAGCGAACCTTTAGCAACAGTTAGTTTTGGCAGTCAAGATACCCAAATTAACCAATCGGCCTGGCGCACTTTTACCTTACCCGATTATCGCCAAGGCTTGCGCTTCATTACTGCCATTCGCGCCGATATCGCCACACGCTTTAGTGCCGGGCAAGTCTTAAAAAGCCTTTACCCCTTATTATTTTTCTGCCCACTACTTGCTTTATTAATTTGGGTATTACTCGATTGGGGCTTTAGACCCCTTAACCGCATCCGCACCCTGCTCGCTAAACGCGGCCATGACAACCTCGAAGACCCCATTGAACTACGCCAAGCCCCTGAAGAAATACGTCCGATTGTTGAAGAATTAAATTCACTGTTTTCACGCCTCCAAGGTGCCTTCGAGCGTGAAAAGCGCTTCACAGCCGATGCAGCACATGAGCTTCGTACACCGCTCGCCGCCATCCGCACCCACAGCCAAATTGCCAGTCGCAGTGCAGAAAACAAAAATGCCCTTGACGCTCTAAGTAAAGTCACTAAAAGTGTTGACCGTGCTACTCGCGTCATCGAACAGCTTTTAGTCCTCAGCCGTCTAGAGCCTCAAGATAAACTTTTACCTGAAGGACCTGTGAATATTTCTTCATTTAGTCAAGAGTTGCTTGTTGACCTGGTTCCGATGGCATTGGCAAAAAATATAGAGCTAAGCTTAAATGCCCCTAAAAAGCCACTGTTCATCGAAACTCAAAGTGCTATGCTCAATATTTTAATCCGCAATCTCATCGATAATGCCATTCGCTACACTCCTGACCAGGGTGAAGTAGAGATCAACCTAAGCCCCGACCCTCAAAAGGGCGGTGTGCAAATCGAAGTCATCGACAGTGGTCCCGGCGTTCCTCCCGAGTTGCGCCGTCGCATTTTCGATCGTTTTTACCGTCAGGTGGGCAACAAGGCAGAAGGCAGCGGCTTGGGCCTCTCAATCGTTCAACTCATTGTCCATTTACATAACGGTACCATCAGCGCAGATAGTCGCCTCGACGGTAAAAGCGGCCTACGTATTCGCATTTGGCTCCCTGAGAACCCACTCGGCTAA